One segment of Oreochromis niloticus isolate F11D_XX linkage group LG8, O_niloticus_UMD_NMBU, whole genome shotgun sequence DNA contains the following:
- the rsph1 gene encoding radial spoke head 1 homolog encodes MSDVGSDEFEDEQNKLGEYEGGRNEAGERHGFGKAILPNGDIYQGDYQNGRRHGQGTYRFKNGARYVGNYQQNMKHGQGTFYYPDGSKYEGSWVEDMRQGHGVYTYPNKDTYDGEWLQNLRHGQGIYHYHETGSKFKGTWVNGKMESAGEYLHTNHRFMGNFINNYPLGPGKYVFDIGCEQHGEYQKAEQSFQDRAEGEWDGLASATVLKWIPKCVTGLTTGIPGKETSGEIQQ; translated from the exons ATGTCTGACGTAGGATCTGATGAGTTCGAGGATGAACAAAATAAACTCGGG GAGTATGAAGGAGGCAGAAACGAAGCTGGAGAAAGGCACGGATTCGGGAAAGCTATTCTGCCCAACGGAGACATTTATCAGGGAGACTATCAGAACGGGAGAAGACACGGACAG GGGACATATCGCTTCAAGAATGGGGCGAGATATGTAGGGAACTACCAGCAGAACATGAAACATGGACAGGGAACCTTCTACTATCCCGATGGGTCCAAATATGAAG GGTCGTGGGTTGAGGATATGAGACAAGGTCATGGTGTTTACACCTACCCCAACAAAGACACCTATGATGGAGAGTGGCTGCAAAATTTGAG GCACGGACAGGGCATTTATCACTACCACGAAACCGGCTCTAAGTTCAAGGGCACTTGGGTGAACGGCAAGATGGAGTCAGCTGGAGAGTACCTCCATACTAACCACAGATTCATGGGCAACTTTATCAACAACTAt CCGCTTGGGCCAGGGAAGTACGTGTTTGACATCGGCTGTGAGCAGCATGGAGAATACCAGAAAGCAGAGCAG TCTTTCCAGGACAGAGCTGAGGGTGAGTGGGATGGGCTGGCCTCTGCCACTGTTCTCAAGTGGATTCCCAAATGTGTCACAGGCCTAACAACAGGAATTCCTGGGAAAGAGACTTCAGGTGAAATTCAACAGTGA
- the adprm gene encoding manganese-dependent ADP-ribose/CDP-alcohol diphosphatase has translation MDDCRQQTLLFTFGVIADIQYADIDDGFNYTRTRRRYYRSGLQLLRNARKSWSESRVKPAFILQLGDIIDGFNKPKAASESALNTVLRELSSCPAEVYHVWGNHEFYNFSRSALLRSKLNSTLHTDRSMSTAPAGSGVYAYSFSPFPGFTFVVLDAYDVSLLGREKDSEQYVDAMNLIKQYNKNEDLNCPPAFNNLMQRFTMFNGGFSKDQLDWLDSLLSSADEKQEKVTIVSHLPIHPECTDNICLAWNFEELLAVIRSHTSVVCYMAGHAHDGGYCQDEDTGVHHLTVDGVIETPPDSNAFATVSVYRDRMELKGYGSITDRVFLFPSRQNDTYGN, from the exons ATGGACGACTGTCGCCAGCAAACGCTGCTGTTTACGTTCGGCGTGATAGCTGACATTCAGTACGCAGACATCGACGACGGCTTCAATTACACTCGGACTCGTAGGCGATACTACCGAAGCGGTCTCCAGCTCTTGAGAAATGCTCGGAAAAGTTGGTCGGAATCACGTGTCAAGCCAGCATTTATTCTCCAGCTGGGAGATATTATCGACGGCTTTAACAAGCCCAAGGCCGCCTCAGAGAGCGCGCTGAACACCGTGCTGAGAGAGCTGAGCTCCTGCCCCGCGGAGGTGTATCACGTATGGGGAAACCACGAGTTTTATAACTTCAGCAGGAGCGCGCTGCTGCGTTCAAAGCTCAACAGCACGCTCCACACTGACAGGAGCATGAGCACTGCCCCGGCCGGCTCGGGCGTATATGCTTACAGTTTCAGCCCTTTCCCCGGGTTTACATTTGTTGTCCTGGATGCCTATGATGTGAGCCTGCTGGGCAGAGAGAAGGACAGTGAACAATATGTCGATGCTATGAATTTAATAAAGCAGTATAACAAAAATGAAGACCTCAACTGCCCTCCAG caTTCAACAATCTCATGCAGAGATTCACAATGTTCAATGGTGGGTTCAGTAAGGACCAGCTGGACTGGTTAGACTCTCTTCTATCATCAGCTGATGAGAAACAAGAAAAAGTCACAATTGTCA GTCACCTCCCCATCCACCCAGAGTGCACAGATAACATTTGCCTTGCATGGAACTTTGAAGAGCTCCTGGCCGTCATACGCTCTCACACCAGTGTGGTGTGTTACATGGCGGGACACGCCCACGACGGTGGATACTGCCAAGACGAAGATACAGGAGTGCACCACCTGACAGTTGATGGGGTGATTGAGACACCACCTGACAGCAATGCATTCGCCACAGTCTCTGTATACAGAGACAGGATGGAGCTGAAAGGATACGGGAGTATCACAGATCGAGTGTTTCTGTTTCCATCCAGACAAAATGACACATATGGTAATTAA
- the map2k4b gene encoding dual specificity mitogen-activated protein kinase kinase 4b isoform X3 translates to MATPSPNSNSTSSSNNSNIVGSTSHQLHQQTQSSSMQETNTCWRCQNETGFQISLSGIPQMKPASRLPLNPTVPSFQNPHIERLRTHSIESSGKLKISPEQHCDFTAEDLRDLGEIGRGAYGSVNKMVHKPTGQIMAVKRIRSTVDEKEQKQLLMDLDVVMRSSDCPYIVQFYGALFREGDCWICMELMSTSLDKFYKYVYCALDDVIPEEILGKITLATVKALNHLKENLKIIHRDIKPSNILMDRKGNIKLCDFGISGQLVDSIAKTRDAGCRPYMAPERIDPSASRQGYDVRSDVWSLGITLYELATGRFPYPKWNSVFDQLTQVVKGEPPQLSNSEERQFSPKFINFVNLCLTKDESKRPKYKELLKHPFILMYEERFVDVASYVCRILDQIPASPISPMYVD, encoded by the exons ATGGCGACTCCCAGTCCTAACAGCAACTCCACTAGCtccagcaacaacagcaacatcgTAGGATCAACGTCGCACCAACTCCACCAGcaaacacagagcagcagcatgCAAG AAACCAACACCTGCTGGAGATGTCAAAATGAAACAG GGTTTCAGATAAGCCTGTCTGGAATACCCCAAA TGAAACCGGCTTCCAGGCTCCCACTCAATCCAACAGTTCCCTCTTTCCAGAACCCTCACAT AGAGCGCCTACGGACACACAGTATTGAGTCATCTGGGAAGCTGAAGATCTCTCCTGAGCAGCACTGTGACTTCACTGCAGAGGATCTGAGAGACCTCGGTGAGATCGGCCGTGGGGCGTATGGCTCCGTCAACAAGATGGTCCACAAACCCACAGGCCAGATCATGGCTGTCAAG AGGATTcgctccactgtggatgagaaGGAGCAGAAGCAGCTGCTGATGGACCTTGATGTAGTGATGAGGAGTAGTGACTGTCCCTACATTGTTCAGTTCTACGGCGCCCTCTTCAGGGAG GGGGACTGTTGGATTTGTATGGAACTTATGTCTACCTCATTAGACAAATTCTACAAATATGTATATTGTGCATTAGATGACGTCATTCCAGAGGAAATATTAGGCAAAATAACATTAGCA ACCGTTAAAGCACTGAACCACTTAAAAGAAAACTTGAAAATAATTCACAGAG ACATCAAACCTTCCAACATTCTTATGGACCGAAAGGGGAATATCAAACTGTGCGATTTTGGCATCAGCGGCCAGCTGGTGGACTCCATAGCCAAGACCAGAGACGCAGGCTGCAGGCCTTACATGGCA cCTGAAAGGATAGACCCCAGTGCTTCTAGACAAGGCTATGATGTCCGGTCTGATGTATGGAGTTTGGGAATCACCCTG TATGAGCTGGCAACAGGAAGATTCCCCTACCCTAAGTGGAATAGTGTTTTCGATCAGCTGACACAGGTGGTAAAAGGCGAGCCTCCCCAGCTCAGCAACTCAGAGGAGAGGCAGTTCTCCCCCAAGTTCATCAACTTTGTTAACCTATG CCTTACAAAGGATGAATCAAAAAGGCCAAAGTACAAGGAGCTTCTG AAACACCCTTTCATTCTGATGTATGAGGAGCGTTTTGTGGACGTCGCCAGCTACGTGTGTCGCATTCTGGATCAGATCCCTGCCTCTCCTATCTCGCCCATGTATGTCGACTGA
- the map2k4b gene encoding dual specificity mitogen-activated protein kinase kinase 4b isoform X1, which translates to MATPSPNSNSTSSSNNSNIVGSTSHQLHQQTQSSSMQETNTCWRCQNETGFQISLSGIPQSKRKALKLNFANPPVKPASRLPLNPTVPSFQNPHIERLRTHSIESSGKLKISPEQHCDFTAEDLRDLGEIGRGAYGSVNKMVHKPTGQIMAVKRIRSTVDEKEQKQLLMDLDVVMRSSDCPYIVQFYGALFREGDCWICMELMSTSLDKFYKYVYCALDDVIPEEILGKITLATVKALNHLKENLKIIHRDIKPSNILMDRKGNIKLCDFGISGQLVDSIAKTRDAGCRPYMAPERIDPSASRQGYDVRSDVWSLGITLYELATGRFPYPKWNSVFDQLTQVVKGEPPQLSNSEERQFSPKFINFVNLCLTKDESKRPKYKELLKHPFILMYEERFVDVASYVCRILDQIPASPISPMYVD; encoded by the exons ATGGCGACTCCCAGTCCTAACAGCAACTCCACTAGCtccagcaacaacagcaacatcgTAGGATCAACGTCGCACCAACTCCACCAGcaaacacagagcagcagcatgCAAG AAACCAACACCTGCTGGAGATGTCAAAATGAAACAG GGTTTCAGATAAGCCTGTCTGGAATACCCCAAA GTAAACGCAAAGCTCTGAAACTGAATTTCGCCAACCCTCCAGTGAAACCGGCTTCCAGGCTCCCACTCAATCCAACAGTTCCCTCTTTCCAGAACCCTCACAT AGAGCGCCTACGGACACACAGTATTGAGTCATCTGGGAAGCTGAAGATCTCTCCTGAGCAGCACTGTGACTTCACTGCAGAGGATCTGAGAGACCTCGGTGAGATCGGCCGTGGGGCGTATGGCTCCGTCAACAAGATGGTCCACAAACCCACAGGCCAGATCATGGCTGTCAAG AGGATTcgctccactgtggatgagaaGGAGCAGAAGCAGCTGCTGATGGACCTTGATGTAGTGATGAGGAGTAGTGACTGTCCCTACATTGTTCAGTTCTACGGCGCCCTCTTCAGGGAG GGGGACTGTTGGATTTGTATGGAACTTATGTCTACCTCATTAGACAAATTCTACAAATATGTATATTGTGCATTAGATGACGTCATTCCAGAGGAAATATTAGGCAAAATAACATTAGCA ACCGTTAAAGCACTGAACCACTTAAAAGAAAACTTGAAAATAATTCACAGAG ACATCAAACCTTCCAACATTCTTATGGACCGAAAGGGGAATATCAAACTGTGCGATTTTGGCATCAGCGGCCAGCTGGTGGACTCCATAGCCAAGACCAGAGACGCAGGCTGCAGGCCTTACATGGCA cCTGAAAGGATAGACCCCAGTGCTTCTAGACAAGGCTATGATGTCCGGTCTGATGTATGGAGTTTGGGAATCACCCTG TATGAGCTGGCAACAGGAAGATTCCCCTACCCTAAGTGGAATAGTGTTTTCGATCAGCTGACACAGGTGGTAAAAGGCGAGCCTCCCCAGCTCAGCAACTCAGAGGAGAGGCAGTTCTCCCCCAAGTTCATCAACTTTGTTAACCTATG CCTTACAAAGGATGAATCAAAAAGGCCAAAGTACAAGGAGCTTCTG AAACACCCTTTCATTCTGATGTATGAGGAGCGTTTTGTGGACGTCGCCAGCTACGTGTGTCGCATTCTGGATCAGATCCCTGCCTCTCCTATCTCGCCCATGTATGTCGACTGA
- the map2k4b gene encoding dual specificity mitogen-activated protein kinase kinase 4b isoform X4, which translates to MATPSPNSNSTSSSNNSNIVGSTSHQLHQQTQSSSMQGKRKALKLNFANPPVKPASRLPLNPTVPSFQNPHIERLRTHSIESSGKLKISPEQHCDFTAEDLRDLGEIGRGAYGSVNKMVHKPTGQIMAVKRIRSTVDEKEQKQLLMDLDVVMRSSDCPYIVQFYGALFREGDCWICMELMSTSLDKFYKYVYCALDDVIPEEILGKITLATVKALNHLKENLKIIHRDIKPSNILMDRKGNIKLCDFGISGQLVDSIAKTRDAGCRPYMAPERIDPSASRQGYDVRSDVWSLGITLYELATGRFPYPKWNSVFDQLTQVVKGEPPQLSNSEERQFSPKFINFVNLCLTKDESKRPKYKELLKHPFILMYEERFVDVASYVCRILDQIPASPISPMYVD; encoded by the exons ATGGCGACTCCCAGTCCTAACAGCAACTCCACTAGCtccagcaacaacagcaacatcgTAGGATCAACGTCGCACCAACTCCACCAGcaaacacagagcagcagcatgCAAG GTAAACGCAAAGCTCTGAAACTGAATTTCGCCAACCCTCCAGTGAAACCGGCTTCCAGGCTCCCACTCAATCCAACAGTTCCCTCTTTCCAGAACCCTCACAT AGAGCGCCTACGGACACACAGTATTGAGTCATCTGGGAAGCTGAAGATCTCTCCTGAGCAGCACTGTGACTTCACTGCAGAGGATCTGAGAGACCTCGGTGAGATCGGCCGTGGGGCGTATGGCTCCGTCAACAAGATGGTCCACAAACCCACAGGCCAGATCATGGCTGTCAAG AGGATTcgctccactgtggatgagaaGGAGCAGAAGCAGCTGCTGATGGACCTTGATGTAGTGATGAGGAGTAGTGACTGTCCCTACATTGTTCAGTTCTACGGCGCCCTCTTCAGGGAG GGGGACTGTTGGATTTGTATGGAACTTATGTCTACCTCATTAGACAAATTCTACAAATATGTATATTGTGCATTAGATGACGTCATTCCAGAGGAAATATTAGGCAAAATAACATTAGCA ACCGTTAAAGCACTGAACCACTTAAAAGAAAACTTGAAAATAATTCACAGAG ACATCAAACCTTCCAACATTCTTATGGACCGAAAGGGGAATATCAAACTGTGCGATTTTGGCATCAGCGGCCAGCTGGTGGACTCCATAGCCAAGACCAGAGACGCAGGCTGCAGGCCTTACATGGCA cCTGAAAGGATAGACCCCAGTGCTTCTAGACAAGGCTATGATGTCCGGTCTGATGTATGGAGTTTGGGAATCACCCTG TATGAGCTGGCAACAGGAAGATTCCCCTACCCTAAGTGGAATAGTGTTTTCGATCAGCTGACACAGGTGGTAAAAGGCGAGCCTCCCCAGCTCAGCAACTCAGAGGAGAGGCAGTTCTCCCCCAAGTTCATCAACTTTGTTAACCTATG CCTTACAAAGGATGAATCAAAAAGGCCAAAGTACAAGGAGCTTCTG AAACACCCTTTCATTCTGATGTATGAGGAGCGTTTTGTGGACGTCGCCAGCTACGTGTGTCGCATTCTGGATCAGATCCCTGCCTCTCCTATCTCGCCCATGTATGTCGACTGA
- the map2k4b gene encoding dual specificity mitogen-activated protein kinase kinase 4b isoform X2 has protein sequence MATPSPNSNSTSSSNNSNIVGSTSHQLHQQTQSSSMQETNTCWRCQNETGKRKALKLNFANPPVKPASRLPLNPTVPSFQNPHIERLRTHSIESSGKLKISPEQHCDFTAEDLRDLGEIGRGAYGSVNKMVHKPTGQIMAVKRIRSTVDEKEQKQLLMDLDVVMRSSDCPYIVQFYGALFREGDCWICMELMSTSLDKFYKYVYCALDDVIPEEILGKITLATVKALNHLKENLKIIHRDIKPSNILMDRKGNIKLCDFGISGQLVDSIAKTRDAGCRPYMAPERIDPSASRQGYDVRSDVWSLGITLYELATGRFPYPKWNSVFDQLTQVVKGEPPQLSNSEERQFSPKFINFVNLCLTKDESKRPKYKELLKHPFILMYEERFVDVASYVCRILDQIPASPISPMYVD, from the exons ATGGCGACTCCCAGTCCTAACAGCAACTCCACTAGCtccagcaacaacagcaacatcgTAGGATCAACGTCGCACCAACTCCACCAGcaaacacagagcagcagcatgCAAG AAACCAACACCTGCTGGAGATGTCAAAATGAAACAG GTAAACGCAAAGCTCTGAAACTGAATTTCGCCAACCCTCCAGTGAAACCGGCTTCCAGGCTCCCACTCAATCCAACAGTTCCCTCTTTCCAGAACCCTCACAT AGAGCGCCTACGGACACACAGTATTGAGTCATCTGGGAAGCTGAAGATCTCTCCTGAGCAGCACTGTGACTTCACTGCAGAGGATCTGAGAGACCTCGGTGAGATCGGCCGTGGGGCGTATGGCTCCGTCAACAAGATGGTCCACAAACCCACAGGCCAGATCATGGCTGTCAAG AGGATTcgctccactgtggatgagaaGGAGCAGAAGCAGCTGCTGATGGACCTTGATGTAGTGATGAGGAGTAGTGACTGTCCCTACATTGTTCAGTTCTACGGCGCCCTCTTCAGGGAG GGGGACTGTTGGATTTGTATGGAACTTATGTCTACCTCATTAGACAAATTCTACAAATATGTATATTGTGCATTAGATGACGTCATTCCAGAGGAAATATTAGGCAAAATAACATTAGCA ACCGTTAAAGCACTGAACCACTTAAAAGAAAACTTGAAAATAATTCACAGAG ACATCAAACCTTCCAACATTCTTATGGACCGAAAGGGGAATATCAAACTGTGCGATTTTGGCATCAGCGGCCAGCTGGTGGACTCCATAGCCAAGACCAGAGACGCAGGCTGCAGGCCTTACATGGCA cCTGAAAGGATAGACCCCAGTGCTTCTAGACAAGGCTATGATGTCCGGTCTGATGTATGGAGTTTGGGAATCACCCTG TATGAGCTGGCAACAGGAAGATTCCCCTACCCTAAGTGGAATAGTGTTTTCGATCAGCTGACACAGGTGGTAAAAGGCGAGCCTCCCCAGCTCAGCAACTCAGAGGAGAGGCAGTTCTCCCCCAAGTTCATCAACTTTGTTAACCTATG CCTTACAAAGGATGAATCAAAAAGGCCAAAGTACAAGGAGCTTCTG AAACACCCTTTCATTCTGATGTATGAGGAGCGTTTTGTGGACGTCGCCAGCTACGTGTGTCGCATTCTGGATCAGATCCCTGCCTCTCCTATCTCGCCCATGTATGTCGACTGA